The following are from one region of the Amylibacter sp. IMCC11727 genome:
- the prfB gene encoding peptide chain release factor 2, translated as MRAEIENLVTEIENSLELLKQRMDWDTAEHRLEEFNAMSEDPDLWNDPDKAQKLMRERQALVDAMGTFTGLRQELTDNVDLIELGEMEEDQEVIDEAEAAIKKLKKVAAQKELEALLNGEADANDTFLEINAGAGGTESCDWASMLARMYVRWAEKAGYSVEVQSEQAGDEAGLKSASYKISGHNAYGWLKSESGVHRLVRISPFDSAAKRHTSFTSVWVYPVVDDNIEIEVNPADIRIDTYRSSGAGGQHVNTTDSAVRITHHPTGIVVTSSEKSQHQNRDIAMKALKSRLYQMELDRRSASINEAHENKGDAGWGNQIRSYVLQPYQMVKDLRTNYETSDTKGVLDGDITPFMEAVLAQDVAGKSRADANAD; from the coding sequence ATGCGTGCTGAAATTGAAAACCTCGTCACTGAGATTGAGAACTCTTTGGAGTTGTTGAAACAGCGGATGGATTGGGACACAGCTGAGCATCGGTTGGAAGAATTCAATGCCATGTCCGAAGACCCAGATTTGTGGAATGACCCTGACAAAGCACAAAAACTGATGCGTGAACGGCAGGCGTTGGTGGATGCAATGGGCACGTTTACAGGCCTGCGCCAAGAGCTGACCGACAATGTGGATTTGATCGAGCTGGGCGAGATGGAAGAGGACCAAGAGGTCATCGACGAAGCCGAAGCCGCGATCAAAAAACTCAAGAAAGTGGCGGCGCAAAAGGAACTGGAAGCGCTGTTGAACGGCGAAGCGGATGCCAATGACACGTTTCTGGAGATCAACGCGGGTGCGGGTGGCACGGAAAGCTGTGATTGGGCGTCGATGCTGGCGCGCATGTATGTGCGGTGGGCGGAAAAAGCAGGCTATTCCGTTGAAGTGCAATCAGAACAGGCAGGCGACGAAGCTGGCTTGAAATCAGCGTCTTACAAGATTTCAGGGCACAACGCTTATGGGTGGTTGAAATCCGAAAGTGGTGTACATCGTTTGGTGCGAATTTCCCCGTTTGATAGTGCGGCCAAGCGGCATACGTCGTTTACATCTGTCTGGGTGTATCCTGTGGTGGATGACAATATCGAGATTGAAGTGAATCCTGCGGATATTCGCATTGATACCTATCGTTCGTCCGGGGCGGGCGGTCAGCACGTAAACACCACGGATTCCGCCGTGCGGATCACCCACCACCCTACGGGGATTGTGGTGACCAGTTCGGAAAAATCGCAGCACCAGAACCGCGATATTGCCATGAAAGCGTTGAAATCGCGGCTGTATCAGATGGAATTGGACCGACGATCCGCAAGCATCAACGAGGCCCATGAAAACAAAGGCGATGCAGGCTGGGGCAACCAGATCCGTTCCTATGTTTTGCAGCCTTATCAGATGGTTAAGGATTTGCGCACAAACTATGAAACCTCTGACACAAAGGGTGTTTTGGACGGAGATATCACGCCGTTCATGGAGGCGGTGTTGGCGCAAGATGTAGCGGGTAAATCGCGCGCGGATGCAAACGCGGATTAA
- a CDS encoding aminotransferase class I/II-fold pyridoxal phosphate-dependent enzyme, translated as MRRSSRGDVDPFIVMDVMEAARLEEAAGRSIIHMEVGQPGTAAPETARQRLAAEMDSDALGYTVALGRVDLRERISQLYRDWYDVDVPASRIVVTAGSSAAFTLAFTALFDQGERVAIGEPGYPSYRNILKALSLEPVGIQTRVEDRYQPVLADVAALNDLAGLLVASPANPSGTMLDKPALKVLMDYCADKDIAFISDEIYHGIQYEGRAVSALEISDDCFVINSFSKYFSMTGWRIGWMVVPESHVRTVERLAQNMFICAPHAAQVAALGAMEAEAELTANFAVYAENRRLMLEALPKMGFDKIAPPDGAFYVYADVSRWTDDSAAFCAQILKEAGVSVTPGLDFDPERGHQTIRFSYARSNADIREGLARLGTFMNGLNTSM; from the coding sequence ATGCGCAGATCAAGCAGAGGCGACGTTGATCCCTTTATTGTGATGGACGTTATGGAAGCGGCCCGTTTGGAAGAGGCCGCAGGACGGTCGATTATCCATATGGAAGTGGGCCAACCAGGGACAGCGGCCCCAGAAACCGCCCGTCAGCGGTTGGCTGCCGAGATGGATTCAGATGCGCTTGGTTATACCGTTGCTTTGGGGCGTGTTGACCTGCGCGAGCGGATTTCGCAGCTGTATCGCGATTGGTATGACGTGGATGTGCCTGCGAGCCGTATTGTCGTAACTGCGGGATCATCAGCGGCGTTTACCTTGGCGTTTACGGCACTGTTTGATCAGGGGGAACGGGTTGCGATTGGGGAACCTGGATACCCGAGTTATCGCAATATTTTGAAGGCGTTATCGCTGGAGCCTGTGGGCATCCAAACCCGTGTTGAAGACCGATACCAGCCTGTTTTGGCGGATGTGGCAGCGTTAAACGATTTGGCGGGGCTGTTGGTGGCATCCCCTGCGAATCCGTCTGGCACAATGCTCGATAAACCAGCGTTGAAGGTTTTGATGGATTATTGTGCGGATAAGGACATCGCGTTTATTTCAGACGAGATTTATCACGGTATTCAGTACGAGGGGCGGGCGGTTTCAGCGCTGGAAATAAGTGACGATTGTTTTGTCATCAATTCGTTTTCCAAGTATTTTTCGATGACCGGGTGGCGGATTGGCTGGATGGTGGTGCCTGAAAGCCATGTGCGCACGGTGGAACGGTTGGCGCAAAATATGTTTATTTGTGCGCCCCACGCGGCGCAGGTGGCCGCCCTTGGTGCAATGGAGGCAGAGGCGGAATTAACGGCGAACTTTGCGGTTTATGCAGAGAACCGCCGTTTGATGTTAGAAGCGTTGCCCAAAATGGGATTTGACAAGATCGCACCACCGGATGGGGCGTTTTATGTGTATGCGGATGTATCGCGCTGGACCGATGACAGTGCTGCGTTTTGTGCGCAAATCCTGAAAGAAGCGGGGGTTTCAGTGACGCCAGGGTTGGATTTTGATCCAGAGCGGGGCCATCAGACCATTCGGTTTTCTTATGCGCGGTCCAATGCAGACATTCGCGAAGGGCTGGCGCGATTGGGCACGTTTATGAATGGTTTAAACACAAGCATGTAA
- a CDS encoding M48 family metalloprotease, translating into MAQGLVRDAEIERTLKMVLQPLQKSAGIGGSRVDLFIVNDRSLNAFVAGGNNIFLNTGLIRQMKNKEMLQAVMAHELAHITQGHQAARAANLASARTAAGIGLAVGVAVAAASKSSKAGVGTIAALQESVRRSVFAHSRSQESAADRASIRYLKGAGVSPQASVDVLSIFKGQEALTINRQDPYVLTHPLTSDRINRMKAAASTYKPGPSKQPPNIDYWYARMIVKFNGFIGNPSYNLRRIKRSDKGELETLARAIAYHRQPKPAKARREIDRLIKMRPKDPFYHELRGQILLESGNAKAAVSSYRRAANLAPKESLILGGLGHAMLAKNSGASVKEALKVLRTAYARDPRDSLVLRNLALAHARSGQPGQASVVTAERYALQSNFRQAAIHAKRAQGLLPRGSVGWLKAEDIIAIARKVTPKKKR; encoded by the coding sequence GTGGCACAGGGGCTGGTTCGGGACGCTGAAATCGAACGAACGTTGAAAATGGTGCTGCAACCTTTGCAAAAATCCGCTGGCATCGGCGGCAGCCGCGTTGACCTCTTCATCGTAAATGACCGCTCCCTCAACGCTTTTGTGGCGGGGGGCAATAACATCTTCCTCAACACGGGTCTTATTCGCCAGATGAAGAATAAAGAGATGTTACAAGCGGTGATGGCGCACGAACTCGCCCACATCACCCAAGGTCATCAGGCCGCACGCGCTGCCAACCTTGCTTCTGCCCGCACCGCTGCGGGCATCGGCTTGGCCGTTGGCGTGGCTGTTGCGGCAGCCTCTAAATCGTCCAAAGCAGGGGTTGGCACAATTGCAGCCCTACAAGAATCCGTGCGCCGATCCGTTTTCGCTCATTCCCGCTCCCAAGAAAGCGCCGCAGATCGCGCCTCCATCCGTTACCTCAAAGGCGCAGGCGTCTCCCCGCAGGCGTCCGTTGACGTTCTGAGCATCTTTAAGGGCCAAGAAGCGCTGACGATCAACCGCCAAGACCCGTATGTTTTGACCCACCCGCTGACCTCAGACCGCATCAACCGCATGAAAGCGGCAGCCAGTACCTATAAACCCGGTCCATCAAAACAGCCTCCCAATATTGATTACTGGTACGCCCGCATGATCGTTAAATTCAACGGCTTCATCGGCAACCCAAGCTATAACCTGCGCCGTATCAAACGGTCTGACAAAGGCGAGCTTGAAACCTTAGCCCGCGCCATTGCCTATCACCGCCAACCCAAACCCGCCAAAGCACGGCGTGAAATTGATCGTCTGATCAAAATGCGGCCCAAAGACCCCTTTTATCACGAACTGCGCGGGCAAATCTTGCTCGAAAGCGGTAACGCCAAAGCGGCCGTCAGCAGTTATCGTCGCGCCGCCAACCTCGCTCCGAAAGAATCCCTTATTCTTGGGGGATTAGGCCACGCCATGCTCGCCAAAAACTCTGGCGCGTCCGTCAAAGAAGCTCTCAAAGTCTTACGCACCGCCTATGCCCGTGATCCACGCGACAGTTTGGTTTTGCGCAATCTTGCGCTCGCTCACGCCCGATCTGGTCAACCAGGCCAAGCATCGGTTGTGACCGCTGAAAGATACGCGCTACAGTCCAACTTCAGACAAGCAGCGATTCACGCCAAACGCGCCCAAGGCCTTTTGCCTCGCGGCTCTGTTGGCTGGCTCAAAGCGGAAGATATCATCGCCATCGCGCGCAAAGTGACACCAAAAAAGAAAAGATGA
- a CDS encoding DsbA family protein — protein MNLLKTTALLAALALPASAADLENMTDAERAAFRAEVRAYLLENPEVILEAVQNMRERDAQEAEKQDQVLLSQLSKEIFEDGVSFVGGNPDGDITIVEFLDYRCGYCKRAHTEVAQLLKDDGNIRWVVKEFPILGPDSDFASKVAIATLNHYGDDAYYRLHNALMEFKGPVNDKTIERIAKDADVDLDPIRELINSAAVSEHITRMHTLGQQLNVTGTPAFVIENTILRGYLPLADMKDIVAEVRANAG, from the coding sequence ATGAACCTTTTAAAAACCACCGCTTTACTGGCTGCACTGGCGCTTCCCGCTTCTGCGGCTGACCTTGAAAACATGACAGACGCGGAACGGGCCGCCTTTCGCGCCGAAGTGCGCGCCTATCTGCTTGAAAACCCCGAAGTGATCCTAGAAGCCGTGCAAAACATGCGCGAACGCGATGCACAAGAAGCTGAAAAACAAGATCAGGTCTTGCTGTCTCAACTGTCAAAAGAGATTTTCGAAGACGGCGTGTCCTTTGTTGGTGGCAACCCAGACGGGGACATTACCATCGTTGAATTCTTGGATTACCGCTGCGGTTATTGCAAACGCGCCCACACCGAAGTGGCGCAATTGCTCAAAGATGACGGCAACATTCGCTGGGTCGTAAAAGAATTCCCAATTCTCGGCCCAGACAGCGACTTCGCGTCTAAAGTGGCCATCGCAACACTCAATCACTACGGCGACGATGCGTATTACCGTTTGCACAATGCGCTGATGGAATTCAAAGGCCCCGTAAACGACAAAACCATCGAACGCATCGCCAAAGATGCCGACGTCGATTTGGACCCGATCCGCGAATTGATCAACAGCGCCGCCGTGTCCGAACACATCACCCGCATGCACACGCTTGGCCAACAGCTTAACGTCACGGGCACGCCAGCATTTGTGATCGAAAACACCATTTTGCGCGGCTATCTTCCCCTTGCAGACATGAAAGACATCGTCGCCGAGGTTCGCGCTAACGCTGGGTAA
- the accB gene encoding acetyl-CoA carboxylase biotin carboxyl carrier protein — MSKKHQDADVSFIEALSELVKANDLAEIQVKRDYDDNSSLNVRVTRYAATTAAVAAPVQMAAAPAPAAAPVAAPAAAEAAPAAPSGDPANDPNAVTSPMVGTVYLQPEPGADSFISVGASVKEGQTLLIVEAMKTMNQIPAPRSGTVKRILVDDGSAVEFGSPLVILE, encoded by the coding sequence ATGTCAAAAAAACACCAAGACGCCGATGTCTCCTTTATTGAGGCACTCTCCGAACTCGTAAAAGCAAATGACTTGGCCGAAATCCAAGTGAAACGCGATTACGACGATAATTCATCGTTGAACGTGCGCGTGACCCGCTATGCGGCCACAACCGCCGCCGTTGCAGCGCCTGTGCAAATGGCCGCCGCGCCTGCACCTGCCGCAGCTCCCGTAGCCGCACCCGCCGCTGCTGAGGCCGCGCCAGCTGCCCCTTCAGGGGACCCAGCAAACGATCCAAACGCGGTTACATCTCCAATGGTTGGCACAGTCTATCTGCAACCAGAACCGGGTGCGGACAGCTTTATTTCCGTGGGTGCATCCGTGAAAGAAGGCCAAACCCTTCTGATCGTTGAAGCCATGAAAACGATGAACCAAATCCCAGCGCCGCGTTCAGGCACAGTCAAACGCATCCTTGTCGATGACGGCAGCGCAGTCGAATTCGGCTCTCCGCTTGTAATCCTCGAATAA
- the accC gene encoding acetyl-CoA carboxylase biotin carboxylase subunit, with the protein MFSKVLIANRGEIALRVIRACNELGIQTVAVHSTADSDAMHVRMADESICIGPPAGAQSYLNIPAIISACEITGAEAVHPGYGFLSENAQFVQVLEDHDIKFIGPTAEHIRIMGDKITAKETMRKLGVPCVPGSDGGVPTLEEAYKISDDMGFPVIVKATAGGGGRGMKLAETREDLEDAFFGARSEAKAAFGNDEVYIEKYLTLPRHIEVQVFGDGRGKAVHLGERDCSLQRRHQKVFEEAPGPCITDEMRARIGKTCADAVADINYAGAGTIEFLYENDEFYFIEMNTRLQVEHPVTEAIFGVDLVKQQIRVAAGEEMWFKQENLSIKGHAIEVRINAEKLPNFTPCPGTITQYHAPGGLGVRMDSALYAGYSIPPYYDSLIGKLIVTGTNRDAALARLKRALGELVIEGVDTTIPLFHALLEEKAVQTGDYDIHWLEKWLDAQGAA; encoded by the coding sequence ATGTTTTCCAAAGTCCTCATTGCAAACCGAGGCGAGATTGCGCTGCGCGTGATCCGTGCCTGTAATGAACTCGGCATTCAAACCGTTGCGGTGCATTCCACCGCTGACAGCGATGCAATGCACGTGCGCATGGCGGATGAAAGCATCTGCATCGGCCCCCCTGCAGGTGCGCAATCCTACCTGAATATTCCAGCCATCATTTCCGCCTGTGAAATCACAGGGGCGGAAGCGGTGCATCCTGGCTACGGCTTTTTGTCGGAAAATGCTCAATTTGTGCAGGTTCTCGAAGACCACGACATCAAATTTATCGGCCCAACAGCGGAACACATCCGCATTATGGGCGATAAAATCACCGCCAAAGAAACCATGCGCAAACTCGGCGTGCCCTGTGTGCCGGGATCCGATGGTGGCGTGCCAACCCTCGAAGAGGCTTATAAAATTTCAGACGACATGGGCTTCCCTGTGATTGTCAAAGCCACCGCAGGGGGCGGCGGGCGCGGCATGAAACTGGCCGAAACCCGTGAAGACCTCGAAGACGCGTTCTTTGGCGCGCGCTCTGAAGCCAAAGCTGCCTTTGGCAACGACGAAGTTTACATTGAAAAATACCTCACCCTGCCGCGCCACATCGAAGTCCAAGTTTTTGGCGACGGTCGCGGCAAAGCGGTGCATTTGGGCGAGCGGGATTGTTCCTTGCAACGTCGCCACCAAAAAGTGTTTGAAGAGGCCCCGGGCCCCTGCATCACAGATGAAATGCGCGCGCGCATCGGCAAAACCTGTGCGGATGCTGTGGCAGACATCAACTATGCGGGTGCTGGCACAATCGAATTCCTCTATGAAAACGACGAATTCTATTTCATCGAAATGAACACCCGTTTGCAGGTGGAACACCCCGTAACCGAAGCCATCTTTGGCGTGGACCTCGTGAAACAGCAAATCCGCGTGGCAGCAGGCGAAGAGATGTGGTTCAAACAGGAAAACCTGTCGATCAAAGGCCACGCAATCGAAGTACGGATCAACGCCGAAAAACTGCCAAACTTCACACCCTGCCCTGGCACGATCACGCAATACCATGCGCCTGGCGGCCTTGGGGTGCGTATGGACAGCGCCCTTTACGCGGGCTATTCGATTCCCCCCTATTACGACAGCCTCATCGGCAAATTGATCGTCACAGGCACCAACCGCGATGCGGCCCTTGCTCGCCTGAAACGCGCTCTTGGGGAATTGGTCATCGAAGGCGTGGATACAACAATTCCACTGTTCCACGCATTGCTCGAAGAAAAAGCCGTTCAAACAGGGGATTACGATATCCACTGGCTTGAAAAATGGCTCGACGCACAGGGTGCCGCTTAA
- the aat gene encoding leucyl/phenylalanyl-tRNA--protein transferase produces the protein MSDITPELLLQAYANGVFPMADSADSDEIYWVDPTDRGIFPINGFHISRSLRRALRRDDYSIHVDANFGQTVMNCAKRDETWINAEIFALYNQLHGLGFAHSVEVWRADQMIGGVYGVALGSAFFGESMFSAATNGSKIALAYLTHRLAAGGFQLFDTQFITPHLASLGAIEIPRAAYHDMLFPAVTAEANFTDPITPSPAILIAQT, from the coding sequence TTGAGCGACATCACCCCAGAACTGCTGTTGCAAGCCTATGCCAATGGGGTGTTTCCCATGGCCGACAGTGCTGACAGCGATGAAATCTATTGGGTTGATCCCACGGACCGTGGGATCTTCCCGATCAATGGGTTCCACATATCCCGATCTTTGCGCCGTGCCCTTCGGCGCGATGACTACAGCATTCATGTTGATGCAAATTTTGGCCAAACAGTCATGAATTGCGCCAAACGCGATGAAACATGGATCAACGCAGAAATCTTCGCCCTCTACAATCAGCTCCACGGCCTTGGCTTTGCCCATTCGGTTGAGGTTTGGCGTGCAGATCAAATGATTGGCGGTGTTTACGGTGTGGCTCTTGGCTCTGCGTTCTTTGGCGAAAGCATGTTTTCAGCCGCCACCAACGGCTCTAAAATCGCCTTGGCCTACCTCACCCATCGCCTCGCCGCGGGTGGGTTCCAACTGTTTGATACACAATTTATAACCCCGCATCTGGCTTCCCTTGGCGCCATTGAAATCCCCCGCGCCGCCTACCACGATATGCTGTTTCCCGCTGTCACCGCAGAGGCAAATTTCACCGATCCAATAACACCAAGCCCCGCGATCCTGATCGCCCAAACCTAG
- a CDS encoding DUF2155 domain-containing protein, whose translation MIRFVLVCFALVLPAVAMAQSNVKTKQGDVVQLRALDTITGLVEDIDLPVGDTTVYERLMVSVKECRYPAGNISADAFAYLVIRDVRETLPAFEGWMIASSPALSALEHPRYDVWVLRCMVNE comes from the coding sequence ATGATCCGTTTTGTTCTGGTATGTTTTGCGCTGGTTCTGCCCGCTGTGGCGATGGCGCAGAGCAATGTGAAAACCAAACAAGGGGATGTGGTGCAGTTGCGTGCGCTCGATACCATCACAGGTTTGGTAGAAGACATTGATCTGCCCGTAGGGGACACGACGGTTTACGAACGCTTAATGGTGTCGGTCAAAGAATGTCGTTATCCCGCAGGCAATATTTCGGCGGATGCTTTTGCGTATTTGGTGATCCGTGATGTGCGCGAAACGCTGCCCGCGTTTGAGGGGTGGATGATTGCGTCATCCCCTGCGTTATCTGCGTTGGAACACCCGCGGTATGATGTGTGGGTGCTGCGCTGCATGGTGAACGAATAG
- the mlaD gene encoding outer membrane lipid asymmetry maintenance protein MlaD, with the protein MANSAAETTIGAVVLAAAAGFLIYAGSTAGVSGPTDSYIVKASFRSVEGVSLGTDVRLAGVKIGSVTGLELNPTTFRAETDLSVNKNIKLPDDSSVVIASEGLLGGNFVEIVPGGSDFELEDGGELLDTQGAVSLISLLLKFVSGTSE; encoded by the coding sequence ATGGCAAACAGTGCAGCAGAGACAACAATTGGTGCGGTCGTATTGGCGGCTGCGGCGGGGTTCCTGATTTATGCGGGCAGCACCGCAGGGGTTTCTGGCCCGACGGACAGCTATATCGTTAAAGCATCGTTTCGATCCGTTGAAGGTGTATCGCTTGGCACAGATGTGCGTTTGGCTGGGGTCAAAATCGGGTCCGTGACGGGGTTGGAGTTGAACCCGACTACGTTTCGCGCAGAAACCGATTTGTCCGTGAACAAGAACATCAAATTGCCCGATGACAGTTCGGTTGTGATTGCATCAGAGGGATTGCTTGGCGGGAATTTTGTGGAAATTGTGCCAGGTGGCTCTGATTTTGAATTGGAAGACGGGGGCGAATTGCTCGATACGCAAGGGGCGGTGAGTTTGATTTCGCTGCTGCTGAAATTTGTGAGCGGCACGTCCGAATGA
- a CDS encoding NADH:ubiquinone oxidoreductase subunit NDUFA12 translates to MLKAILRIFTWWDGQTLNTQFWSWRNGVKVGEDGDGNRFFQNRDGSRRWVIYNGEAEASRVSPEWHGWLHQTYQDPPTEAPLPRKAWEKDHQENLTGTAMAYAPAGSLRVEKPVARSDYEAWSPE, encoded by the coding sequence ATGCTGAAAGCGATTTTGCGGATATTTACCTGGTGGGACGGGCAGACGTTGAACACACAGTTCTGGTCATGGCGCAACGGTGTGAAGGTCGGCGAAGATGGAGATGGGAACCGATTCTTTCAAAACCGCGATGGATCGCGCCGCTGGGTGATTTACAACGGCGAAGCCGAAGCGAGCCGCGTGTCCCCTGAATGGCACGGCTGGTTGCATCAAACCTATCAAGACCCGCCAACCGAAGCGCCACTGCCGCGCAAGGCATGGGAAAAAGATCACCAAGAAAACCTGACTGGGACGGCGATGGCCTATGCCCCTGCCGGCAGTTTGCGGGTGGAAAAGCCTGTGGCGCGGAGCGATTATGAGGCGTGGTCGCCCGAATAG
- a CDS encoding YdcF family protein, with the protein MPLFRVLRTFLSWMVMIYLVTVMGVAGYATLQPFWEPTDIKADLIVVLGGGMSPRGSLHTSSTVRVDKGTALFKAGVAPRIHFTGGLASPNAPSAGQVMAERAIKRGVPQSATSFEGKSYSTLQNALFSKPDWQDADHIVLVTEGFHLPRSWATFKAFGGKDITLVHARRFRGNRVMAGVKMTLREALAVWFNAGRFLVWKAAAYTDMPQDDRDALLY; encoded by the coding sequence ATGCCGCTTTTTCGAGTCTTGCGTACATTCCTGTCTTGGATGGTGATGATTTATCTTGTCACTGTGATGGGCGTTGCGGGCTATGCCACGCTGCAACCCTTCTGGGAACCCACTGATATCAAAGCAGATTTGATCGTTGTGCTGGGCGGCGGCATGTCCCCGCGCGGATCACTGCACACCTCTTCCACGGTGCGGGTGGACAAAGGCACCGCCCTGTTCAAAGCAGGCGTTGCCCCGCGCATTCACTTCACAGGGGGGCTTGCCTCTCCCAATGCCCCGTCTGCGGGGCAGGTTATGGCAGAACGCGCCATCAAACGCGGCGTGCCCCAATCCGCCACCAGCTTTGAAGGCAAATCCTACTCCACCTTACAAAACGCTTTGTTTTCCAAACCTGATTGGCAAGACGCAGATCACATTGTCCTCGTCACCGAAGGCTTTCACCTACCCCGCAGCTGGGCCACATTCAAAGCCTTTGGCGGCAAAGACATCACCCTTGTCCATGCCCGCCGCTTTCGCGGGAATCGCGTTATGGCAGGCGTGAAAATGACCCTACGCGAAGCCCTGGCCGTTTGGTTTAACGCGGGTCGGTTTCTGGTTTGGAAGGCGGCCGCCTATACCGATATGCCCCAAGACGACCGTGATGCCCTGTTGTACTGA
- a CDS encoding ABC transporter transmembrane domain-containing protein: MAQDQGIDADPLMREKSKTVGPLRGLAPYLKPYTLMIVCALLALVVTAGLSLILPLAVRRVVDGFSAGTTGQMDQYFGAAIGVAALLAVGTGFRYYFVTRLGERVVADIRMAVYNKMIGMSPAFFDRVMTGEVLSRITTDTTLILSVIGSSVSVALRNVLIFFGGLVLMLFTSAKLTGAVLLIVPLVLVPILVLGRRVRTLSRENQDKIAESSGNASETLLASQTVQAFTHEAISRARFGTLTEQAFDAARQRIGARAWMTVIVIFLIFTGIVGVLWLGARDVRNEVISPGALVQFLIYAILVAGSVAALSEIWSELQRAAGATERLVELLSAKDPVVDAETARDLAEPVRGDVSFDGVTFQYPSRPNAAALERFTLDIKAGETVALVGPSGAGKSTVFQLLLRFFDPSTGRVTIDGMDIAQVRREAFRKHIAYVPQDPVIFATSAMENIRFGRPDATDAEVITAAKAAAADEFLSALPDGYDSFVGERGVMLSGGQKQRIAIARAILRDAAVLLLDEATSALDAESERLVQAAFDQLSQDRTTLVVAHRLATVKQADRIVVLDGGAIVAQGTHDALVAEGGLYARLAKLQFTDGSLG, translated from the coding sequence ATGGCGCAAGATCAAGGCATAGATGCAGACCCGTTGATGCGGGAGAAGTCCAAGACGGTTGGACCGTTGCGCGGGCTTGCGCCGTATTTGAAACCCTACACTTTAATGATTGTGTGCGCGCTGCTGGCGTTGGTGGTGACGGCGGGATTGTCGTTGATTTTGCCGCTGGCCGTGCGCCGCGTGGTGGATGGGTTTTCTGCAGGAACCACTGGGCAGATGGACCAGTATTTCGGGGCGGCCATTGGGGTTGCGGCCTTGCTGGCCGTGGGGACGGGGTTCCGATATTATTTTGTAACGCGGTTGGGCGAACGGGTTGTGGCCGATATTCGCATGGCGGTTTACAACAAAATGATCGGCATGAGCCCCGCGTTTTTTGATCGTGTGATGACGGGCGAAGTGTTGAGCCGCATTACAACGGATACAACGTTGATCCTGTCTGTGATCGGGTCGTCAGTATCGGTGGCCCTGCGTAATGTGCTGATATTCTTTGGTGGGTTGGTGTTGATGTTGTTCACATCGGCCAAGCTGACGGGGGCGGTTTTGTTGATTGTGCCGCTGGTTCTGGTGCCGATTCTGGTGTTGGGGCGGCGGGTTCGCACCCTGAGCCGTGAAAATCAGGATAAAATCGCCGAAAGTTCTGGTAATGCGAGTGAGACCCTTTTGGCGAGCCAGACCGTGCAAGCGTTTACCCATGAGGCCATCAGCCGCGCGCGGTTTGGAACGTTGACAGAACAAGCGTTTGACGCGGCACGTCAAAGGATTGGCGCACGGGCCTGGATGACTGTGATTGTGATTTTCCTGATCTTTACAGGGATTGTGGGGGTTTTGTGGCTGGGTGCGCGGGATGTGCGCAATGAAGTGATTTCACCCGGCGCTTTGGTGCAGTTTTTGATTTATGCGATTCTGGTGGCAGGATCGGTGGCCGCGCTATCGGAAATTTGGTCGGAATTGCAACGGGCCGCTGGGGCAACGGAACGGTTGGTGGAATTGCTGTCGGCCAAAGATCCGGTGGTTGATGCAGAGACGGCCCGTGATTTAGCCGAACCTGTGCGCGGGGATGTGAGTTTTGATGGCGTGACGTTTCAATACCCATCGCGCCCGAATGCGGCCGCGTTAGAGCGTTTTACCCTTGATATCAAGGCAGGAGAAACCGTGGCGTTGGTGGGGCCGTCTGGGGCCGGGAAATCCACGGTGTTCCAGTTGTTGTTGCGGTTCTTTGATCCCAGCACGGGGCGTGTGACCATTGATGGGATGGATATTGCGCAGGTGCGGCGCGAAGCGTTTCGAAAACACATCGCCTATGTGCCGCAAGACCCTGTTATCTTTGCCACATCTGCAATGGAAAACATTCGGTTTGGACGCCCTGATGCCACGGATGCGGAGGTGATTACCGCAGCCAAAGCGGCGGCAGCGGATGAGTTTTTATCGGCGCTGCCAGATGGGTATGACAGTTTCGTTGGGGAACGTGGTGTAATGTTATCTGGGGGCCAGAAACAGCGGATTGCTATTGCGCGGGCCATTTTACGCGATGCCGCTGTTTTGTTGCTGGATGAGGCAACATCAGCATTGGATGCAGAAAGCGAACGATTGGTGCAGGCGGCGTTTGATCAGTTGTCGCAGGATCGAACAACATTGGTTGTGGCGCACCGATTGGCGACGGTGAAACAGGCGGATCGGATTGTGGTACTGGATGGCGGGGCCATCGTGGCACAGGGCACGCATGATGCGCTGGTGGCTGAAGGCGGGCTTTATGCGCGGCTGGCAAAATTGCAATTCACCGATGGATCGCTGGGCTGA